One Aegilops tauschii subsp. strangulata cultivar AL8/78 chromosome 7, Aet v6.0, whole genome shotgun sequence genomic window carries:
- the LOC109763573 gene encoding cytochrome P450 93A3-like: MEMAQAARHLFTPTGTSVPLLLLVAGLTAILYAVTRHRSGGLRLPPSPFGLPILGHLHLLVPLPHQELHRLAERHGPLLYLRLGSMPCIAACSPDAAREVLKTHEAAFLDRPKPTAVHRLTYGGQDFSFSAYGPFWRFMKKACVRELLAGRTLDRLSHVRRGEVARLVVSLGQSAAEGKPVDVDAELIGLTGDIVSRMVMSRRWTGDDNDTEEMRSVVAETAELMGTFNLQDYIGAFKNWDVQGLGKRIDAVHRKFDVMMERILTARDAKRRRQRESANSEDGGEGEGKDILDILFDMHEDAAAEMQLTRDNIKAFMLDIFAAGTDTTTITLEWALSELINNPDVLRKAQEEMDAVVGKDRLVNESDIPSLPYLQAVAKETLRLHPTGPLVVRRSLEQCKVSGYDVPAGATVFVNVWAIGRDPSCWPEPLEFRPERFLEGGTNAGTDVRGQHFHMLPFGSGRRICPGASLAMLVVQAALAAMVQCFEWRPAGGADKVDMEEGPGLTLPRKHPLFCAVAPRLHPLPLP; encoded by the exons ATGGAGATGGCGCAGGCAGCACGACACCTGTTCACTCCCACCGGCACCAGCGTACCGCTCCTTCTGCTCGTCGCCGGCCTCACCGCCATCCTGTACGCCGTGACCCGGCACAGGAGCGGCGGGCTCCGCCTCCCGCCTAGCCCATTCGGCCTGCCCATCCTCggccacctccacctcctcgtGCCGCTGCCGCACCAGGAGCTGCACCGCCTGGCCGAGCGCCACGGCCCGCTCCTCTACCTCCGTCTCGGCTCCATGCCCTGCATCGCCGCCTGCTCCCCGGACGCCGCCCGCGAGGTGCTCAAGACCCACGAGGCCGCGTTCCTGGACCGCCCCAAGCCGACGGCGGTGCACCGCCTCACCTACGGCGGCCAGGACTTCTCCTTCTCAGCGTACGGGCCCTTCTGGCGCTTCATGAAGAAAGCGTGCGTGCGCGAGCTCCTCGCGGGCCGCACCCTCGACCGCCTCAGCCACGTCCGCCGCGGGGAGGTGGCGCGCCTCGTGGTTTCCCTAGGGCAGAGCGCCGCCGAGGGCAAGCCCGTGGACGTGGACGCCGAGCTCATTGGCCTGACCGGCGACATCGTCTCGCGGATGGTGATGAGCCGGCGGTGGACCGGCGACGACAACGACACCGAGGAGATGCGGAGCGTGGTCGCCGAGACGGCCGAGCTCATGGGCACGTTCAACCTGCAGGACTACATCGGCGCGTTCAAGAACTGGGACGTGCAGGGCCTCGGCAAGCGCATCGACGCCGTGCACCGCAAGTTTGACGTCATGATGGAGAGGATACTCACGGCGAGGGACGCCAAGCGGCGGCGGCAACGCGAGTCTGCCAACTCCGAGGACGGCGGCGAGGGGGAGGGGAAGGACATTCTTGACATACTGTTCGACATGCACGAAGACGCCGCCGCCGAGATGCAGCTCACCAGAGACAACATCAAGGCTTTCATGCTG GACATTTTCGCGGCGGGGACGGACACGACGACGATCACGCTGGAGTGGGCGCTGTCGGAGCTGATCAACAACCCGGACGTTCTCCGGAAGGCCCAGGAGGAGATGGACGCGGTGGTCGGCAAGGACCGGCTGGTCAACGAGTCGGACATCCCAAGCCTGCCGTACCTGCAGGCTGTGGCCAAGGAGACGCTGCGGCTACACCCGACGGGCCCGCTGGTGGTGCGGCGGTCACTGGAGCAGTGCAAGGTGAGCGGGTACGACGTGCCGGCCGGCGCGACGGTGTTCGTGAACGTGTGGGCCATCGGGCGCGACCCGTCGTGCTGGCCGGAGCCGCTGGAGTTCCGGCCGGAGAGGTTCCTGGAGGGGGGCACGAACGCCGGGACGGACGTGCGCGGGCAGCACTTCCACATGCTGCCGTTCGGGTCCGGGCGGCGGATCTGCCCCGGCGCGTCGCTGGCCATGCTGGTGGTGCAGGCGGCGCTGGCCGCCATGGTGCAGTGCTTCGAGTGGCGTCCCGCGggcggcgcggacaaggtggacaTGGAGGAGGGGCCCGGGCTGACGCTGCCGCGGAAGCACCCGCTCTTTTGCGCCGTCGCGCCGCGGCTCCACCCGCTGCCGCTGCCCTGA